In Odocoileus virginianus isolate 20LAN1187 ecotype Illinois chromosome 5, Ovbor_1.2, whole genome shotgun sequence, a single window of DNA contains:
- the PTCH2 gene encoding protein patched homolog 2 isoform X3 → MARPPPLGELPPGYTSPARPATPQGLLFSLGCGIQRHCGKVLFLGLLAFGALALGLRVAIIETDLEQLWVEAGSRVSQELEYTKEKLGEEAAYTSQVLIQTPRREGENILTPEALGLHLQAALTASKVQVSLYGKSWDLNKICYKSGVPLIENGMIERMIEKLFPCVILTPLDCFWEGAKLQGGSAYLPGRPDIQWTNLDPEQLLEELGPFASLEGFRELLDKAQVGQAYVGRPCLHPDDLHCPPSAPNHHSRQAPNVAQELSGGCHGFSHKFMHWQEELLLGGMARDPQGQLLRAEALQSTFLLMSPRQLYEHFRGDYQTHDIGWSEEQAGTVLQAWQRRFVQLAQESLPENASQQIHAFSSTTLDDILHAFSEVSAARVVGGYLLMLAYACVTMLRWDCAQSQGAVGLAGVLLVAMAVASGLGLCALLGIAFNAATTQVLPFLALGIGVDDIFLLAHAFTEAPPGTPLQERTGECLQRTGTSVTLTSINNMVAFFMAALVPIPALRAFSLQAAIVVGCNFAAVMLVFPAVLSLDLHRRHCQRLDVLCCFSSPCSARVIQILPQELGNGTVPVGIAHLTATVQAFAHCEASSQHVVTILPPQAHLVPPPSDALGSELFSPGGSTRDLLGQEEGTGQKAACKSLPCARWNLAHFARSQFAPLLLQFHTKAVVLILSGALLGLSLYGATLVQDGLALTDVVPRGTKEHAFLSAQLRYFSLYEVALVTQGGFDYAHSQRALFDLHQRFSSLKAVLPPPATQAPRTWLHYYRNWLQGIQAAFDQDWASGRITRHSYRNGSEDGALAYKLLVQTGDAQEPLDFSQLTTRKLVDKEGLIPPELFYMGLTVWVSSDPLGLAASQANFYPPPPEWLHDKYDTTGENLRIPAAQPLEFAQFPFLLHGLQKTADFVEAIEGARAACAEAGRAGVRAYPSGSPFLFWEQYLGLRRCFLLAVCILLLCTFLVCALLLLNPWTAALIVLVLAMMTVELFGIMGFLGIKLSAIPVVILVASVGIGVEFTVHVALGFLTAQGSRNLRAAQALERTFAPVTDGAISTLLGLLMLAGSNFDFIVRYFFVVLTILTLLGLLHGLVLLPVLLSILGPPPEVVQMYKESAEVLSPPAPQGGGLRWGVSSTLPQSFARVTTSMTVALHPPPLPGAYIHPASEEPAWSPAATPAASGPSNLGSRGLCPASG, encoded by the exons ATGGCTCGGCCGCCACCTCTCGGGGAGCTACCCCCGGGCTACACATCCCCAGCTCGACCTGCAACACCCCAG GGCCTGCTCTTCTCTTTGGGCTGCGGGATCCAGAGACACTGTGGCAAAGTGCTCTTCCTGGGACTGTTGGCCTTTGGGGCCCTAGCACTGGGTCTCCGCGTGGCCATCATTGAGACAGACCTAGAACAGCTCTGGGTGGAAG CGGGCAGCCGGGTGAGCCAGGAACTGGAATACACCAAGGAGAAGCTGGGGGAGGAGGCCGCGTATACCTCCCAGGTGTTGATACAGACCCCGCGCCGGGAGGGAGAGAACATCCTCACGCCTGAGGCCCTTGGCCTCCACCTCCAGGCAGCCCTCACCGCCAGTAAAGTGCAAGTATCACTCTATGGAAA GTCCTGGGATCTGAACAAAATCTGCTACAAGTCAGGAGTTCCCCTAATTGAAAATGGAATGATTGAGCGg ATGATTGAGAAGCTGTTTCCATGCGTGATCCTCACCCCCCTCGACTGCTTCTGGGAGGGAGCCAAACTCCAAGGGGGCTCTGCCTACTTGCC GGGTCGCCCTGACATCCAGTGGACCAACCTGGACCCAGAGCAGCTGCTGGAGGAGCTGGGCCCCTTTGCCTCCCTTGAGGGCTTCCGGGAGCTGCTAGACAAGGCACAGGTGGGCCAGGCCTACGTGGGGCGGCCCTGTCTGCACCCTGACGACCTCCACTGCCCACCTAGTGCCCCTAACCATCACAGCAGGCAG GCTCCCAACGTGGCTCAGGAGTTGAGTGGGGGCTGCCACGGCTTCTCCCACAAGTTTATGCACTGGCAGGAGGAGCTGCTGTTGGGAGGCATGGCCAGAGACCCCCAAGGACAGCTGCTGAG GGCAGAGGCCCTGCAGAGCACGTTCCTGCTGATGAGCCCCCGCCAGCTCTACGAACACTTCCGGGGTGACTACCAGACCCACGACATTGGCTGGAGCGAGGAGCAGGCGGGCACGGTCCTGCAGGCCTGGCAGCGGCGGTTTGTGCAG CTGGCCCAGGAGTCCCTGCCTGAGAACGCATCCCAGCAGATCCACGCCTTCTCCTCCACCACCCTGGATGACATCCTGCACGCCTTCTCTGAAGTCAGCGCTGCCCGTGTGGTGGGGGGCTATCTGCTCATG CTAGCCTATGCCTGCGTGACAATGCTGCGGTGGGACTGTGCCCAGTCCCAGGGTGCAGTGGGCCTCGCTGGGGTGCTGCTGGTGGCCATGGCGGTGGCCTCGGGCCTGGGGCTCTGTGCCCTCTTGGGCATCGCCTTCAACGCTGCCACCACCCAG GTGCTGCCTTTCTTGGCGCTGGGCATCGGCGTGGACGACATATTCCTGCTGGCACACGCCTTCACAGAGGCTCCACCTGGCACCCCTCTCCAG GAGCGCACAGGGGAGTGTCTGCAGCGCACGGGCACCAGCGTCACACTCACGTCCATCAACAACATGGTTGCCTTCTTCATGGCCGCCCTGGTTCCCATCCCTGCACTGCGGGCCTTCTCCTTGCAG GCAGCCATAGTGGTGGGCTGCAACTTCGCAGCCGTGATGCTTGTCTTCCCCGCGGTCCTCAGCCTGGACCTGCACCGGCGCCACTGCCAGCGCCTGGATGTGCTCTGCTGCTTCTCTAG CCCCTGCTCTGCTCGGGTGATTCAGATTCTGCCCCAGGAGCTGGGGAACGGGACGGTACCAGTGGGCATTGCCCACCTGACTGCCACGGTTCAAGCCTTTGCCCACTGTGAAGCCAGCAGCCAACATGTGGTCACCATCTTGCCTCCCCAAGCCCACCTGGTGCCACCACCTTCTGACGCTTTGGGCTCTGAGCTCTTCAGCCCAGGAGGGTCCACACGGGACCTTCTAGgacaggaggaggggacagggcagAAGGCAGCCTGCAAGTCCCTGCCCTGTGCCCGCTGGAATCTTGCCCATTTTGCCCGCTCTCAGTTTGCACCCTTGTTGCTCCAGTTCCACACCAAG GCTGTAGTACTGATACTTTCTGGGGCTCTCCTGGGCCTGAGCCTCTATGGAGCAACCTTGGTGCAGGATGGTCTGGCCCTGACTGATGTGGTGCCGCGCGGCACCAAGGAGCATGCCTTCCTGAGCGCCCAGCTCAGGTACTTCTCTCTGTACGAGGTGGCTCTGGTGACACAGGGTGGCTTTGACTACGCCCACTCCCAACGCGCCCTCTTTGATCTGCACCAGCGCTTCAGTTCCCTCAAGGCCGTGCTGCCCCCACCGGCCACCCAGGCACCCCGCACCTGGCTCCACTACTATCGCAACTGGCTACAGG GAATCCAGGCTGCGTTTGACCAGGACTGGGCTTCTGGGCGCATCACCCGCCACTCATACCGCAATGGCTCTGAGGATGGGGCTCTGGCATACAAGCTGCTCGTCCAGACCGGGGATGCCCAGGAGCCTCTGGATTTCAGCCAG CTGACCACCAGGAAGCTGGTGGACAAGGAAGGGCTGATCCCACCCGAGCTCTTCTACATGGGGCTGACCGTGTGGGTGAGCAGTGACCCCCTGGGTCTGGCAGCCTCGCAGGCCAACTTCTATCCCCCACCCCCCGAGTGGCTGCATGACAAGTACGACACCACGGGGGAGAACCTTCGCA TCCCGGCGGCCCAGCCCTTGGAGTTTGCCCAGTTCCCCTTCCTCTTGCACGGCCTCCAGAAGACTGCAGACTTCGTGGAGGCCATCGAGGGGGCCCGGGCAGCATGTGCCGAGGCCGGCCGGGCCGGGGTGCGTGCCTACCCCAGCGGCTCCCCCTTCCTCTTCTGGGAGCAGTACCTGGGCCTGCGGCGCTGCTTCCTGCTGGCAGTCTGCATCCTGCTGCTGTGTACTTTCCTCGTCTGTGCCCTGCTGCTGCTCAACCCCTGGACAGCTGCGCTCATA gtACTGGTCCTGGCGATGATGACTGTGGAGCTCTTTGGCATCATGGGTTTCCTGGGCATCAAGCTGAGTGCCATCCCGGTGGTGATTCTTGTGGCCTCCGTAGGCATTGGTGTCGAGTTCACCGTCCACGTGGCTCTG GGCTTCCTGACTGCGCAGGGTAGCCGGAACCTGCGGGCTGCCCAGGCCCTGGAGCGCACGTTCGCCCCAGTGACCGATGGGGCCATCTCCACGTTGCTAGGACTGCTCATGCTTGCTGGCTCCAACTTTGACTTCATCGTAAG GTACTTCTTCGTGGTGCTGACAATACTTACACTCCTGGGCCTCCTTCATGGGCTCGTGCTGCTGCCGGTACTGCTGTCCATCCTGGGCCCCCCACCAGAG GTGGTACAGATGTACAAGGAGAGCGCAGAGGTCCTGAGCCCCCCAGCTCCACAGGGAGGAGGGCTCAGGTGGGGGGTATCCTCCACCCTGCCCCAGAGCTTTGCCAGAGTGACTACCTCCATGACTGTGGCCCTCCACCCGCCCCCACTGCCTGGTGCCTACATCCACCCAGCCTCCGAGGAGCCTGCTTGGTCGCCTGCTGCCACACCAGCTGCCAGTGGCCCCAGCAACCTCGGCTCTAGGGGACTGTGTCCAGCCAGCGGGTGA